A stretch of the Staphylococcus sp. NRL 16/872 genome encodes the following:
- a CDS encoding DMT family transporter codes for MKLQQRSHLYFYVCIVLTTICMGSSFPTGKYLISIEHVPPMLLGGWRFIIAGLLILIFILLKKGIQEVLPKSNGSVFKGFVFVSMIGLLQTAGTMGLLNIAMALGVSSSMSAVLLFTNPLWLAVLAHFLLNERLTKVKCFALVLGVTGVAICLGLDRTLLGWGALVALLGSLCWSCNTIVTKLVAFDKGVWILTGWQLLLGGVILLIISVILREHYSITHLNGWGWLWFWWLVFPASIGSFGLWFNSLKMRGATIASSFLFLVPLFSTIFSIIGLGEPFTLHIMVGGLCVIIALFFINYSPHSSNY; via the coding sequence ATGAAATTACAGCAACGTTCTCATTTATATTTTTATGTGTGTATCGTTTTAACCACAATATGTATGGGCTCTTCTTTTCCAACAGGAAAGTATTTGATTTCGATTGAGCACGTGCCTCCAATGTTACTTGGAGGATGGCGCTTTATTATTGCAGGACTTCTTATTTTAATTTTTATTTTATTGAAAAAGGGCATTCAAGAAGTACTACCTAAAAGTAACGGAAGTGTTTTTAAAGGGTTTGTATTTGTATCGATGATTGGTTTATTACAAACGGCTGGAACGATGGGGTTATTAAATATTGCAATGGCGCTTGGGGTTTCTTCTTCAATGTCAGCGGTATTACTTTTCACGAATCCTCTATGGTTAGCCGTGCTTGCACATTTCTTATTAAACGAACGTTTAACAAAGGTGAAATGTTTTGCATTGGTATTAGGCGTTACGGGTGTGGCTATTTGTTTAGGATTAGATCGTACATTACTGGGGTGGGGCGCACTTGTGGCATTACTTGGCTCCTTATGTTGGTCATGTAATACAATCGTAACGAAACTTGTTGCATTTGATAAAGGGGTTTGGATATTAACAGGTTGGCAATTGTTATTGGGTGGTGTGATTTTGCTTATTATAAGTGTTATATTACGAGAACATTATTCGATCACGCACTTAAATGGATGGGGCTGGTTATGGTTTTGGTGGCTTGTCTTCCCAGCTTCCATAGGTTCATTTGGACTTTGGTTTAACAGTTTAAAAATGCGTGGTGCTACGATTGCGAGTAGTTTTCTATTTTTAGTACCTTTATTTTCTACCATTTTTTCAATTATAGGTTTAGGGGAACCTTTTACGCTTCATATTATGGTAGGAGGCTTGTGCGTTATTATCGCACTATTTTTCATAAATTACTCGCCACATTCTTCTAATTATTAA
- a CDS encoding MFS transporter codes for MKDNRMMFFVFMLGTFTVGMAEYVVTGLLTQIAGDMKVSISSAGLLISVYAVSVAVIGPFMRVFTMKVHAQRLLPILVAIFIGSNIIGMLAPNFPILLLSRLLSASMHAPFFGVCMSVAAAVAPRGKQPQAIALVQAGLTIAVMIGVPFGSFLGGFANWRVVFGVMIGLAIITMLGMMKFVPNVTLSTETNVKGELKVFKNPHILIIMSIIIFGYSGVFTTYTFMEPMIHKYSPYGIVGLTLCLFMFGLGGVMGNLVTGSVPEPKLTKFLFYTFLLLFLTIISFVTVVHSAILAIIICFLFGFGTFGTTPLLNSKIILSAKEAPLLASTLAASIFNVANFLGALIGSILLSIGFPYLIITFVSGGIIILGILLNTLNHFYEKKNIQFEE; via the coding sequence ATGAAGGATAACAGAATGATGTTTTTCGTATTCATGCTAGGCACTTTTACTGTAGGCATGGCTGAATATGTGGTGACAGGTTTATTGACACAAATTGCAGGAGATATGAAAGTTTCGATTTCGAGCGCGGGTCTATTGATTAGTGTCTATGCAGTGAGTGTAGCCGTTATAGGACCATTTATGCGTGTATTTACAATGAAAGTTCATGCGCAACGTTTATTACCAATATTAGTTGCAATCTTTATCGGAAGCAACATCATCGGTATGTTAGCGCCAAACTTCCCAATATTACTGTTATCCCGATTGCTTTCTGCTTCAATGCATGCGCCGTTCTTTGGTGTATGTATGAGTGTCGCAGCTGCCGTGGCGCCACGTGGTAAACAACCACAAGCGATTGCGTTAGTTCAAGCAGGTTTAACGATTGCGGTAATGATTGGCGTACCATTTGGTTCATTCTTAGGCGGTTTCGCGAATTGGCGCGTTGTTTTTGGTGTAATGATTGGATTAGCTATCATTACAATGTTAGGTATGATGAAATTTGTACCGAATGTTACATTAAGCACGGAAACAAATGTTAAAGGTGAATTAAAAGTATTTAAAAATCCACACATTTTAATTATTATGTCTATTATCATATTTGGATATTCTGGTGTATTTACAACGTATACATTTATGGAACCGATGATTCACAAATATTCACCATATGGCATCGTAGGTCTTACGCTATGCCTATTTATGTTCGGTTTAGGTGGCGTTATGGGAAATCTTGTTACAGGTAGCGTACCTGAACCTAAATTAACGAAGTTTTTATTCTACACATTTTTATTATTATTCTTAACGATTATTTCATTCGTTACAGTGGTGCATAGCGCAATTTTAGCAATTATTATCTGTTTCTTATTCGGTTTCGGTACATTTGGTACGACGCCACTACTTAATAGTAAGATTATTTTAAGTGCGAAAGAAGCACCGTTACTTGCTAGTACGTTAGCTGCTTCAATCTTCAATGTTGCTAACTTTTTAGGTGCACTGATTGGTTCAATTTTATTATCAATTGGTTTCCCTTATTTAATTATTACGTTTGTGTCTGGTGGCATTATTATATTAGGTATTTTACTAAATACGTTAAATCATTTTTATGAAAAGAAAAATATCCAATTTGAAGAATAA
- a CDS encoding bifunctional UDP-sugar hydrolase/5'-nucleotidase, producing MTQLSFYIVSDVHGYIFPTDFSSRNQQLPMGLLKANQLIESERSHDDISYKIDNGDFLQGAPLCNYLVSERQTSAPLTDIYNRLNFDFGTIGNHEFNYGLPYLKDTLSQLHHPVLCANILDTQNQPFTGNGIHYFEKAGLTVGVIGLTTQYIPNWEQPNHIKGLQFHSAVDTLAQLLPDVRNNADIVVVSYHGGFERDVDTNEPTEALSGENEASEILNQFHDQIDVLITGHQHRDIATVKYDTAVIQPGTRATQIGKVTLTLNEQQQIINKQAALLPVTSETDFKLLPEDASLLNDLEDWLDTNITTLPEPMLVADKFEARVQPHPLLNLINVILLEKSGADIASTALFDSAAGFNTQVTMRDIINNYPFPNTFQVLELTGTGIKEALERSASYFALDENNEITVNESFLYPKPQHFNYDIYGGISYTIHVGQPIGQRVTDIKVGETPLNETQKYTICVNNYRAVGGGNYDMFAEAPVAKDIQEEGAQVLIDYMTTHDLDTLPQVVNFTVTV from the coding sequence ATGACACAACTCTCTTTTTACATCGTAAGCGACGTACACGGTTACATCTTTCCAACAGACTTCTCATCACGCAACCAGCAATTACCTATGGGCCTATTAAAAGCCAATCAATTAATCGAAAGCGAACGTTCCCATGACGACATTAGCTATAAAATAGACAACGGCGATTTCCTACAAGGCGCACCATTATGCAATTACTTAGTTTCCGAACGCCAAACTAGCGCACCATTAACTGATATTTACAACCGACTCAACTTTGATTTTGGCACAATCGGCAACCATGAATTCAATTACGGACTTCCATATCTTAAAGACACACTCAGCCAACTCCACCACCCAGTCCTATGCGCCAACATCTTAGATACACAGAACCAGCCATTCACAGGTAACGGTATTCATTATTTTGAAAAGGCAGGCCTAACAGTCGGCGTCATTGGCCTAACCACACAATACATACCAAACTGGGAACAACCCAACCATATCAAAGGCTTACAATTCCATAGCGCCGTGGACACACTAGCACAATTATTACCTGACGTACGCAACAATGCAGATATCGTCGTTGTGTCATATCATGGAGGGTTCGAAAGAGACGTAGACACTAATGAACCGACAGAAGCTTTATCAGGCGAGAACGAAGCCTCAGAGATTCTAAATCAATTCCATGACCAAATTGATGTCCTTATTACAGGTCACCAACATCGTGATATCGCAACAGTAAAATACGACACAGCGGTAATCCAACCAGGCACGCGCGCGACACAAATCGGTAAAGTCACATTAACTTTAAATGAACAACAACAAATTATTAATAAACAAGCAGCTTTACTACCCGTTACTTCAGAAACAGATTTTAAACTTTTACCAGAAGACGCTTCACTTTTAAATGACTTAGAAGATTGGCTCGATACAAATATCACTACGCTACCTGAACCTATGTTAGTAGCGGATAAATTTGAAGCACGTGTACAACCACATCCGCTTCTTAATTTAATCAATGTCATTCTATTAGAGAAAAGTGGCGCCGATATCGCAAGTACGGCTCTCTTCGATTCAGCAGCTGGCTTTAACACACAAGTAACGATGCGAGATATTATTAATAACTATCCCTTCCCTAACACATTCCAAGTTTTAGAATTAACAGGCACAGGGATTAAAGAAGCACTCGAACGATCAGCAAGCTACTTTGCGTTAGATGAAAATAATGAAATAACTGTAAACGAGTCATTCTTATATCCAAAGCCACAACATTTTAACTACGACATTTACGGCGGTATCAGCTACACCATTCACGTCGGTCAACCTATCGGCCAACGTGTGACAGATATTAAAGTGGGAGAAACGCCTTTAAACGAAACACAAAAATATACAATTTGCGTGAATAATTATCGCGCTGTAGGTGGAGGTAATTACGACATGTTCGCCGAAGCGCCCGTAGCGAAAGACATTCAAGAAGAAGGCGCCCAAGTCTTAATCGATTATATGACTACTCACGATCTCGACACTCTTCCACAAGTAGTGAATTTCACAGTAACTGTTTAA